From the genome of Denticeps clupeoides chromosome 4, fDenClu1.1, whole genome shotgun sequence, one region includes:
- the frem3 gene encoding FRAS1-related extracellular matrix protein 3 isoform X1 encodes MAGCLQRIGLILKSLFVLLSVSTLIVHAEPYIYRHLSGLDAESILVANNGIRVPFGRSVYLDPINDLVTEVQPGDHCHITVLDNGPLAQKPGMLTPKTFPCSFGAEEVKYTHFGSRSPSKDRVRLQLRYDSQTNTVVVPFMLEVELVFQQLEIVTRNIPLVVDKLNGQSNPIDKKGLEFTYEDEVTTCKVTTLIGIGGLPRYGKLLDNSLGNQMVDCNEFLKKGIRYQHTASTNSPNRDYIPMLVEVQDKEGNIVQQEHFQIMVRIKEGSENNPPKPSFVAMMMMEIDQFVMTAITSDMLAAEDVESDPDDLIFNITSPMGPQLGYIISTDDQNLPITSFCQRDIKDLKIAYKPPSDDSDTERIIQIEFEVIDTEGSASDTFAFMVVVKPMNTLAPVATKNTGQLLFEGQSRPLSSEQNLRISDEDNLENVKIFVADGLKHGELAVLGSLQKFFTAADLDAGIVVYQHDGSDTYSDNIIFKMTDGSNEVEFLFPITIVPIDDEPPIINANTGIVLSKKEIIQISPFILSATDIDSEDKTIKFMLEPPYSKIGEIVLRQVEHPTDPSAWKFTATNEMFERVVTEWFQQDILEGKLFYRHNGPHSTTTVTDHLLFRVQDDNDPPNQSGEHVFTAKIYPVDDLPPELYPGTSLQMTVKEYELTTFKKKFLHYTDLDSDDRDLKYIITKPPTDTTEDNAVALGNIVLTDSPDAIITEFTQAQINHHKVAYKPPDLELGITPKVLQFNFKVEDTATNSVDGQFTIFLQPVDNKPPNITNTGFTVLERSIFIISKKELDASDQDTEDENIVFTLTQTPKYGQLQYLGAEMINGGSFSLNDIESSHLTYLHSGEESLSDVIKLEVSDGFHEVPIIIKISVNPVDDERPTFMLPKGLLGASLDVLENGATEITNNIIQGHDEDTDDLMLTFIVEEPPKLGEIIVNGAPAERFTQEDIINGVVIYAHTSGEIGPVKEYDSFNLTISDMSDEWVVGGNKVQGVRVLVTILPMDSIPPVVSVGEQFVVVEGEKNIITLEHIQAEDLDTDNDEILCTITVHCKSGYIENISPAPGSEKSRAGLSVTAFSIKDVSLGHIYYVQSIHKGVEPKEDRFTFRCSDGINFSDRHSFPIIIIPANDEKPQIFTHDFVVMEGMSLVIDTPILNAADLDIPDDNLEFEIIKSPKHGSIVQQLSSGTIPVLKFSPDQIKEASNIAYEHDDSESKEDSFEIRLSDGKYSVEKKIPITIIPVDDETPRMTINDGLEVEIGEAKVINNRVLKAEDLDSEDKELTYIIRYGPVQGYIQRLTKHGDVTGNITIGMNFTQEDIDQNLIQYVHKGQEGVRDLLKFDVTDGLNPLIDRYFYINIGSTDIVFPDVINKGVTLREGGKVTLTTDLLSTTDMNSPDEFLTFSITRAPSKGHLECSDLPGVPISTFTQLQLAGNKIYYIHTSDDEVKMDSFEFEVTDGYNPVFRTFRVSITDVDNKKPILTIHKLVVGEGEIKLITPFELTVEDRDTADHLLRFVITQVPVHGQLLFNRSQPITSFTKQDLNENLITYHHDGTDTSEDSFSFTVTDGTHTQFYVFPDTAYETLKPQTMTIQINTIDNGVPQIVVNKAAPTLKTLHTGHLGFLITNKALRAEDSDSPKKVLRYTVSEAPLHGFIINTALGNDSIKTFTQADIDDMKICYVLRDRSNATSDIFYFTVEDKGANKLKPQPFRLNWAWISLDKEFYLVDEDAKFLEVTLKRRGYLGETSFVSIATKDGTAEKDKDFKGKSQKQVQFNPGQTRATWRVKIFTDQEFETSETFEIQLSEPVMAVLEFPDTAIVEIVDPGDESTVFIPQAEYHIEEDIGELLVPVHRSGDVSQELMVICYTQQGSAIGTTPTSVLSYSDYITRPEDHNSVLRFDKDEREKACRIIIIDDSLYEEEESFNVSLSMPMGGQVGTNFPSARVVILADSDDEPSLFFGETGYTVDESSGYVEIRVWRTGTDLSKTATVMVRSRKSEPVSAEAGVDYVGISRNLDFAPGVTMQTFRVTILDDLGQPQLEGPETFDLVLRMPMNAVLGEPSRTTITINDTVTDLPKVQFKEGTYIVDEADGEIRAMLYRSGDISLSSTVRCYTRQGSAQVMMDYEERPNAAASIITFLPGESDKPCIVKLMEDSIHEEDEEFRLVLGTPTSKSPYGATLGEQKETIITITDHKDKPIIQFSENKYSVKEPQVPGQVVVLLIPVLRLGDTSKVSLVRVHTKDGSATSGEDYNPVSQEMEFKEGEQEHFVEVQILYDGKREIREAFTVHLKPDEYMVAETQMSKAIVYIEEMDTVADVTFPAVPQVVSLLIYDDTAQAKDHPQPPHGYPVVCVTACNPKYSDFDKTGSICSVEHINNTLTQYRWLVSAPSGKDGVTSPMRELDTNTFFTNSKSITLDSIYFQAGSRVQCAARAFNANGDAGLELSSPIVTISRQQGMCQPRIPGTVGAEPFSAKIRYTGPDDPDFPNLIKLTVIMPHMDGMLPIISTRPLSNFELTLSPDGTRVGNHRCSNLLDFNEIQTGHGFITDATKNPEIIGETSPYQYSVAMRSTNSLRFYRNLNLEACLWEFNSYYDMSELLNTCGGSVGTDGQVLNLVQSYVTLRVPLFISYVFHSPVAVGGWQHFDLQSELRLTFVYDTAILWQEGIGSPPEAELQGAMYPTSMRINEEGRLVVYFKTEARFRGQFVLSHPGTSLTSMVMSVDHPELTFMLSLVRTEPTYNQPMQQWSFVSDFAIRDYSGTYSVKLIPCTSSPAGEFSIPPVCHPREPLTFDMDIRFQQVSDPVSAEFSLNTQMYLLSKKDLWLSDGFMGFGEGTDAAFTEGSPIYGRVMVDPVQNLGDSFSCSIEKVFLCTGTDGYIPKYNPPNKEFGCLADAPSLLYRFKILDKAQPETQATSFGDVRFDATLALDTPGALPLVRQPGSDGFTLSSAPLFQVAAGREWFIHAIYTVRSSENANRGKRSLEYQHSLSVLAQDTSGWQQSQQRRTVSDPDIQAIGSENSRGTNIQHIALARSDRLHVSQKQPWAVESGVILETPLVEGSLGKGPGITSVLPTGMVTLLGFVGLLLLVCVVVLLILVVRQKQKKKACPPYSTSSSAAYDNNTSLWQHSDSSEV; translated from the exons ATGGCTGGTTGTCTGCAAAGGATCGGACTTATTCTGAAATCTCTCTTTGTGCTGCTATCAGTCAGCACATTAATAGTTCATGCAGAGCCTTACATCTATCGACATTTATCTGGACTGGATGCCGAATCTATCTTGGTGGCTAACAATGGGATTAGAGTTCCCTTTGGGCGCTCAGTGTACCTGGACCCTATAAATGACCTGGTGACTGAGGTGCAACCTGGAGATCATTGCCACATCACAGTTCTGGACAATGGCCCTCTGGCCCAGAAACCTGGAATGCTCACCCCTAAAACATTTCCGTGCTCCTTTGGTGCCGAGGAGGTGAAGTACACACACTTTGGGTCAAGGAGTCCCAGTAAGGACCGGGTGAGACTTCAGTTAAGGTATGACTCTCAGACTAACACTGTGGTGGTGCCATTCATGCTGGAGGTGGAGCTGGTCTTTCAGCAGCTGGAGATTGTGACTCGAAACATCCCCCTTGTCGTGGACAAGCTGAATGGCCAGAGCAACCCCATAGACAAAAAGGGCTTGGAATTCACCTATGAGGATGAGGTCACAACATGCAAGGTTACAACACTCATTGGCATTGGTGGGCTTCCCAGGTATGGCAAACTTTTAGATAACAGTCTTGGCAACCAGATGGTTGATTGTAATGAATTCCTGAAGAAGGGCATTCGCTATCAACACACAGCCAGCACAAACTCACCTAACAGAGACTATATTCCCATGCTTGTTGAGGTGCAAGATAAAGAGGGCAACATAGttcaacaggaacatttccagATCATGGTTCGAATCAAAGAGGGTTCAGAAAATAATCCACCCAAACCTAGTTTTGTTGctatgatgatgatggagatTGATCAGTTTGTGATGACCGCCATAACTAGTGACATGCTGGCAGCAGAGGACGTTGAATCAGATCCAGATGACTTGATCTTTAATATCACTTCTCCCATGGGCCCCCAACTGGGTTATATTATCAGCACAGATGACCAAAATTTGCCTATTACATCCTTCTGTCAGCGAGATATTAAAGACCTGAAAATTGCTTACAAACCTCCGTCAGACGATTCAGACACAGAGAGAATCATTCAAATTGAGTTTGAAGTAATAGACACAGAGGGGTCTGCGTCCGATACTTTTGCTTTCATGGTGGTTGTGAAGCCCATGAACACGTTGGCTCCCGTGGCAACGAAGAATACTGGTCAACTACTTTTTGAAGGTCAGTCAAGACCTTTGTCTAGTGAGCAAAATTTAAGAATCAGTGATGAGGATAACCTTGAAAATGTGAAGATATTTGTAGCTGATGGCCTGAAACATGGGGAATTGGCTGTGTTGGGGTCTCTTCAGAAGTTCTTCACTGCAGCTGATCTGGATGCTGGCATTGTTGTTTATCAGCATGATGGCAGTGACACATACAGTGATAATATCATTTTCAAAATGACTGACGGAAGTAATGAAGTTGAGTTTCTGTTCCCCATTACTATTGTTCCCATCGATGATGAGCCTCCCATCATCAATGCCAACACTGGCATTGTGCTTTCTAAGAAAGAAATAATCCAAATCTCTCCATTCATTCTGAGTGCCACTGATATAGATTCTGAGGATAAAACGATTAAGTTTATGTTAGAGCCACCTTATTCAAAAATAGGTGAAATTGTTCTTAGGCAAGTAGAGCACCCTACTGACCCTTCTGCCTGGAAATTTACTGCAACCAATGAGATGTTTGAACGTGTTGTGACAGAGTGGTTCCAGCAGGATATTTTGGAGGGTAAGTTGTTCTACCGCCACAATGGACCACACAGCACCACCACAGTGACAGATCATCTTCTTTTCCGTGTCCAGGATGACAATGACCCCCCAAACCAGTCTGGAGAACATGTTTTCACAGCAAAAATTTATCCAGTAGATGACCTCCCCCCCGAGCTTTATCCAGGAACATCTCTACAAATGACTGTGAAAGAATATGAGctaacaacatttaaaaagaagttTCTTCACTACACTGACCTTGACAGTGATGATAGAGATTTGAAATACATAATTACCAAGCCTCCAACAGACACTACTGAAGACAATGCAGTGGCTTTGGGTAACATTGTGCTTACTGACAGTCCTGATGCAATCATCACTGAATTCACACAAGCCCAGATCAACCATCACAAAGTGGCCTATAAACCCCCAGACCTGGAGCTTGGAATTACACCAAAAGTTCTTCAGTTCAACTTCAAAGTGGAGGACACTGCCACTAATTCAGTTGATGGCCAGTTTACAATCTTCTTACAACCTGTGGACAACAAGCCCCCAAATATTACCAACACTGGTTTTACAGTGTTAGAAAGAAGTATCTTCATCATTAGCAAGAAAGAACTTGATGCCTCTGACCAGGATACAGAAGATGAGAATATCGTTTTTACTCTAACCCAGACTCCCAAATATGGGCAATTGCAGTATTTAGGTGCTGAGATGATAAATGGGGGATCATTTTCACTGAATGACATAGAGAGTAGTCATTTGACCTACCTGCACAGTGGTGAGGAATCCTTGAGTGATGTAATCAAGTTAGAAGTCAGCGATGGCTTCCATGAAGTGCCCATCATCATCAAAATCAGTGTTAATCCTGTAGATGATGAAAGACCCACTTTCATGCTTCCTAAAGGGTTGTTGGGGGCTTCCCTTGATGTATTAGAAAATGGAGCAACAGAGATCACAAACAACATAATCCAGGGTCATGATGAGGACACTGATGACCTCATGCTGACGTTCATTGTAGAAGAGCCTCCCAAGTTGGGTGAAATAATTGTGAATGGAGCGCCAGCTGAACGTTTCACTCAGGAAGACATAATAAATGGAGTTGTTATCTATGCGCACACTAGTGGCGAAATTGGACCAGTCAAAGAATACGACTCCTTCAACCTCACCATTTCTGACATGTCTGATGAGTGGGTAGTTGGTGGCAATAAGGTGCAAGGGGTGAGAGTGCTTGTCACTATTCTTCCTATGGACAGTATCCCACCTGTTGTGAGTGTTGGAGAGCAGTTTGTCGTTGTGGAAGGAGAGAAGAACATCATCACTCTTGAACATATTCAGGCTGAGGACCTTGACACTGACAATGATGAAATCCTTTGCACAATCACTGTCCACTGTAAATCAGGATACATAGAAAACATCTCCCCAGCCCCTGGTTCAGAAAAGTCCAGAGCAGGTTTGTCTGTCACAGCATTTAGCATTAAGGATGTCAGCCTTGGTCACATCTACTATGTACAAAGTATACACAAAGGTGTGGAGCCTAAAGAAGACAGATTCACATTCCGCTGTTCTGACGGCATTAATTTTTCAGATCGGCATTCTTTCCCCATCATCATTATTCCAGCAAATGATGAAAAGCCACAGATCTTCACCCATGACTTTGTTGTAATGGAAGGCATGAGTCTTGTCATTGACACCCCTATCTTAAATGCAGCCGATCTGGACATCCCAGATGATAATCTTGAGTTTGAGATCATCAAAAGCCCCAAACATGGCAGCATTGTCCAACAGCTAAGCTCTGGAACCATCCCTGTTCTAAAATTTTCTCCAGATCAAATTAAGGAAGCTTCAAACATTGCCTATGAACATGATGACTCTGAATCTAAAGAGGATAGCTTTGAGATAAGACTGTCAGATGGAAAGTACAGTGTTGAAAAGAAAATACCAATAACTATCATTCCTGTTGATGATGAGACACCCCGAATGACAATAAATGATGGTCTGGAAGTTGAAATTGGAGAGGCTAAAGTTATCAACAACAGAGTCCTCAAAGCTGAAGACCTAGATTCTGAAGATAAGGAACTCACTTACATAATTCGCTATGGACCAGTCCAAGGATACATCCAGCGTCTTACTAAGCATGGGGATGTGACTGGCAACATAACCATTGGAATGAACTTCACACAAGAAGATATTGACCAAAATCTGATCCAGTATGTACACAAAGGCCAAGAAGGTGTCCGCGACCTCCTCAAGTTTGATGTCACAGATGGTTTGAACCCTCTCATTGACCGTTACTTTTACATCAATATCGGCAGCACTGACATCGTCTTTCCTGATGTCATCAACAAAGGTGTGACCCTCAGAGAAGGGGGGAAAGTCACCCTCACCACGGACTTGCTCAGCACCACTGATATGAATAGCCCAGACGAGTTCTTGACCTTCAGCATCACTCGTGCACCAAGCAAGGGTCACCTCGAATGCTCTGATCTACCAGGAGTCCCAATTTCCACCTTCACTCAGCTACAGCTGGCAGGTAACAAGATCTACTACATTCACACGTCCGACGACGAAGTGAAAATGGACAGTTTTGAATTTGAAGTGACCGATGGCTACAATCCAGTGTTCCGAACTTTCCGTGTCTCTATAACTGATGTGGACAACAAAAAGCCCATCCTGACCATTCACAAGCTGGTGGTGGGAGAAGGTGAAATTAAGTTGATTACACCTTTTGAGCTGACAGTGGAAGACCGGGACACGGCTGACCATCTACTTCGCTTTGTAATAACACAAGTGCCTGTGCATGGTCAGCTCCTCTTTAATAGGAGCCAGCCAATCACCAGCTTCACCAAACAGGACCTGAATGAAAATCTCATCACATACCACCATGATGGCACCGACACTTCAGAGGACAGCTTTTCTTTCACTGTGACagatggaacacacacacagttctatgTCTTCCCAGACACTGCCTATGAGACACTCAAGCCCCAAACAATGACCATTCAAATTAACACCATTGATAACGGCGTCCCACAGATTGTAGTAAATAAGGCAGCCCCTACCCTGAAAACCCTGCACACTGGGCACCTTGGCTTCCTTATCACCAACAAAGCCCTGCGGGCTGAAGACAGCGACAGCCCCAAGAAAGTGCTCAGGTACACCGTGTCTGAAGCCCCTCTGCACGGATTCATTATCAACACTGCactgggcaatgacagcataaAGACTTTTACACAAG CTGATATCGATGATATGAAAATTTGCTATGTGCTGCGGGACAGGAGCAATGCCACTAGCGATATCTTCTACTTTACTGTGGAAGACAAGG GGGCCAACAAGCTGAAGCCACAGCCGTTCAGGTTAAACTGGGCTTGGATCTCGCTAGACAAGGAGTTTTACTTAGTGGATGAGGATGCCAAGTTCCTTGAAGTGACTCTTAAGCGAAGAGGTTACTTAGGAGAGACCTCATTTGTCA GCATTGCCACTAAAGATGGCACAGCAGAGAAGGACAAGGATTTCAAGGGCAAATCCCAGAAACAGGTCCAGTTTAACCCTGGTCAGACCCGGGCCACATGGCGTGTCAAAATCTTCACAGACCAGGAATTTGAGACGTCAGAAACCTTTGAGATCCAGCTGTCAGAACCAGTGATGGCTGTGCTTGAATTCCCAGACACAGCGATTGTAGAAATTGTGGATCCTGGTGAtg AGTCCACAGTTTTCATCCCACAGGCAGAGTACCATATAGAGGAAGACATTGGTGAGCTTCTGGTGCCAGTTCACAGGTCTGGAGATGTCAGTCAGGAGTTGATGGTCATCTGCTACACTCAGCAAG GCAGTGCCATCGGCACTACCCCCACTTCAGTGCTGTCTTACTCTGATTACATCACGAGGCCAGAGGACCACAACAGTGTGCTGCGCTTCGACAAGGATGAGCGGGAGAAGGCCTGtcgcatcatcatcatcgacgACTCCCTctatgaggaagaggagagttTCAATGTCTCCCTCAGCATGCCCATGGGTGGCCAGGTGGGCACCAATTTTCCCAGCGCCCGAGTGGTCATTCTGGCTGACAGTGATGATG AGCCATCGCTGTTTTTTGGAGAGACAGGGTACACTGTGGATGAGAGCAGTGGCTATGTTGAAATCAGGGTGTGGAGAACCGGCACGGATCTGTCCAAAACCGCCACAGTGATGGTTCGCTCTCGCAAGAGCGAGCCTGTTTCAGCTGAAG CGGGAGTTGACTACGTGGGGATCAGCCGTAATCTGGATTTCGCTCCGGGTGTGACAATGCAGACTTTCAGGGTGACCATACTGGATGATCTGGGACAGCCACAGCTGGAAGGGCCTGAGACGTTTGACCTGGTCCTGCGTATGCCAATGAACGCTGTGTTGGGGGAACCAAGCAGGACCACCATCACCATTAACGACACCGTCACTGATT TGCCAAAGGTGCAGTTCAAGGAGGGGACGTACATTGTGGACGAGGCAGATGGAGAAATCCGGGCCATGTTGTATCGCAGCGGGGACATCAGCCTGAGCTCTACCGTGCGGTGCTACACCCGCCAGGGCTCCGCCCAAGTCATGATGGACTATGAGGAGAGGCCCAATGCTGCTGCCTCGATCATCACTTTCCTGCCAG GTGAGAGTGACAAGCCATGCATTGTGAAACTCATGGAAGACTCCATTCATGAAGAAGATGAGGAGTTCCGTCTAGTCCTAGGAACACCCACAAGCAAGTCTCCATATGGAGCCACCCTGGGAGAGCAAAAGGagaccatcatcaccatcaccgaCCACAAAGACA AGCCCATCATCCAGTTCTCTGAGAATAAGTACAGTGTGAAGGAGCCACAGGTTCCCGGTCAGGTGGTTGTTCTGTTGATACCTGTTCTGCGACTTGGAGACACATCAAAAGTGTCTCTCGTGAGAGTCCACACAAAAGACGGCTCTGCGACTTCAGGAGAGGACTACAACCCAGTATCACAAG AGATGGAGTTTAAAGAAGGGGAGCAGGAGCATTTTGTGGAGGTTCAGATCCTGTATGATGGGAAGAGGGAGATCAGGGAGGCTTTCACTGTCCACCTCAAACCTGATGAGTACATGGTAGCAGAGACACAG atgagCAAAGCCATTGTGTACATTGAGGAAATGGACACTGTGGCTGATGTCACCTTCCCAGCCGTCCCACAGGTCGTCTCTCTGCTGATATATGATGACACGGCTCAAGCTAAAGATCACCCCCAGCCTCCCCATGGATATCCAGTGGTCTGTGTGACG GCCTGCAACCCAAAATACTCCGACTTTGACAAGACGGGCTCCATCTGTTCAGTCGAGCACATCAACAATACTCTGACGCAGTACCGCTGGCTTGTCAGTGCACCTAGTGGCAAAGATGGGGTAACCAGCCCCATGCGTGAGCTGGACACAAACACCTTCTTCACCAACAGCAAGTCCATCACACTGGATTCAATTTACTTCCAAGCAGGCTCGCGAGTGCAGTGCGCTGCACGGGCCTTCAACGCCAATGGGGACGCAGGGCTGGAGCTCAGCTCCCCTATAGTCACCATTAGCCGACAACAGG GTATGTGTCAGCCCCGTATCCCTGGTACAGTTGGTGCAGAACCCTTCTCTGCAAAGATCCGCTACACAGGTCCCGACGATCCTGACTTCCCCAACCTAATAAAGCTCACTGTTATCATGCCACATATGGATG GTATGTTACCCATCATATCTACACGTCCTCTCTCCAACTTCGAGTTGACACTAAGTCCTGATGGCACACGTGTGGGCAACCATCGTTGCTCCAACCTGCTAGATTTCAACGAGATCCAAACAGGTCATGGCTTCATCACTGATGCCACTAAGAACCCAGAGATTATTGGTGAGACGTCACCCTACCAGTACAGCGTGGCGATGCGAAGCACCAACTCGCTGCGCTTCTACCGAAACCTCAACCTGGAGGCCTGCCTGTGGGAGTTCAACAGCTACTATGACATGTCTGAGCTCCTCAACACCTGTGGGGGCTCAGTTGGCACTGATGGACAG GTTCTAAATCTTGTGCAGTCCTACGTGACTCTGCGTGTTCCGCTCTTCATCTCGTACGTTTTCCACTCTCCGGTGGCCGTGGGTGGCTGGCAGCACTTTGATTTACAATCGGAGCTGCGGCTCACCTTTGTGTATGACACGGCCATTCTGTGGCAGGAGGGCATTGGCAGCCCACCCGAGGCTGAACTGCAGG GAGCCATGTACCCAACCAGCATGCGTATTAATGAGGAGGGACGTTTGGTGGTGTACTTTAAAACTGAAGCTCGTTTCAGGGGACAGTTTGTCTTGTCACATCCAG GGACATCTCTAACATCCATGGTAATGTCGGTGGACCACCCTGAGCTGACCTTCATGCTGTCCTTGGTGCGGACAGAGCCCACATACAACCAGCCCATGCAGCAGTGGAGTTTTGTATCTGACTTTGCA ATTAGGGATTACTCTGGTACATACTCCGTGAAGCTCATTCCCTGCACCTCATCCCCTGCTGGGGAGTTCAGCATCCCACCAGTGTGTCATCCCAGAGAACCTCTTACCTTTGACATGGATATCCGATTCCAGCAG GTGAGTGACCCAGTTTCAGCAGAGTTCAGCCTCAACACACAGATGTACCTGCTGTCTAAAAAAGACCTTTGGCTCTCTGATGGGTTCATGGGCTTTGGAGAGGGAACAGATGCTGCCTTCACTGAag GGTCCCCCATCTACGGCCGTGTAATGGTGGATCCCGTTCAGAACCTGGGTGACTCCTTTTCCTGCAGCATTGAGAAGGTGTTCCTGTGCACTGGCACGGATGGCTATATTCCCAAATACAACCCCCCAAATAAGGAATTTGGGTGCCTGGCTGATGCGCCCTCGCTGCTCTACCGCTTCAAGATTCTT GACAAGGCCCAGCCTGAAACCCAGGCCACCTCGTTTGGAGATGTCCGGTTTGATGCCACGCTGGCCCTGGATACACCTGGAGCTTTACCTTTGGTCAGACAGCCTGGGTCTGATGGCTTCACCCTCTCGTCTGCTCCTCTTTTTCAG GTAGCAGCAGGCCGTGAGTGGTTCATCCACGCCATATACACTGTGCGCTCCAGTGAGAATGCAAACCGGGGCAAACGCAGTCTGGAGTATCAGCACAGCCTGTCTGTTCTCGCCCAGGACACTTCAGGCTGGCAACAAAGTCAACAGCGTCGTACGGTGTCTGACCCTGACATTCAGGCTATTGGCTCGGAGAACAGTCGAGGCACCAACATCCAGCACATCGCCCTGGCGCGTTCTGATCGACTCCACGTGAGCCAGAAGCAGCCCTGGGCTGTGGAGTCTGGAGTGATCCTGGAGACGCCCCTGGTGGAGGGCAGCCTGGGGAAGGGGCCTGGTATTACCTCGGTCCTACCCACCGGCATGGTTACGCTGCTGGGCTTTGTTGGGCTGCTGctcctggtgtgtgtggtggtgctACTGATACTTGTGGTCcgacagaagcagaagaagaaggctTGCCCACCCTATTCCACCTCATCCAGCGCCGCATATGACAACAATACAAGTCTGTGGCAGCACTCGGACAGCTCTGAGGTCTAG